AGAGAAATCACGAAACTCACTTGTTGACTTCACCAAGAGAAGACTGTAATTTGACCAAGTGGGCCATTAGTTCTTTCGCAGCACCTGCATCCACATTCTTTACAAAACAATATctaattaatattaaaattttattattttaaaacaaaaCCGGCAGgagttaaataaaaattaaaaacctcGTAATCGTATCGTGTGTAATAATGGCGTCCGAATTTGGCCCAGTGTTGCTTCACGATGTCTTCAACAGTGACAAGCTTTCCACTAGTGAGATTGTCTTTGTTTTTATAAGCAAGAATAGACATCCAAGCTAAAACAGCCCAGATTCCGTCCTTTTCACGTATATGGTCTGATCCtattataacaaataaaaaataaatcattaaaaATGATTCTTGAAAAAATATAGtagataaattatttatttaccaGTTCCAAAACTTTCTTCACCACAAACAGAACATAGTCCAGCATCCATCAAGTTACCAAAGAATTTCCATCCGGTTGGGACTTCAAAAAACTTTAAGTTGAGACTTTTTGCTACAACATCAAGAGCAGCAGATGTTGGCATGCTCCTACACAAAGATAAAACTCACActtcataaataaatataaatagatttttttaggaaaaaaaaattagaaaatatgAAGAATGGTGGTGACCTGGCAACGCCCTTTAAACCAGAAGAAAAGTAGGGAATGGATTGGACTGCATTGGCAGCAATGATGGCAACAGAATCGGAAGGGGTAACGAAAAACCTGATTGAAGAAGAAAAAAACAAATTACTTTTTGCATCAAgtaaccaaacaaggaatggaATTGAGCATTAGAGTTACTAGTTTTACCTTTTACCAAGGACCATGTTTCTATCAGCATCACCATCTGCAGCTGCACCAAATTCAGGAGGGTTGCTATCAGGTGTTTTGCCCAATCCCATTCGTGCTACCAACTCTTTCGCGTATGTTAGATTGGGGTCAGGATGTCCACCACCAAAATCTTCCTGTTTGCAtaataattttctttttaaaaaaaagtagAAAATAAAGATACATTACGAAAGAAATAAAACCTTAGGGACACAGTTTAACAATGAGCTCTCTTTTGCACCAAGCTCTTCAACAAATATACGACTAGCATAAGCTCCAGCAACTCCATGAAGCGCATCATAACTAAAACAAAtataacaaaattaaaaaaataaaaagaatattgCTTGCAAGTGGATGTGATGGAACATACCAAAAAGAGAATTGTGGGCATGCAATCAACTTTTGGATTGCCTGGAAGTCAAAGATTGACCTGCAAGGAGTTCATTAAGCCATTAGATGATAAAGGGCAATTACGTCATTTACATTAAACTTTATTGTTGGAACAAGAGTGATAGCAGCATACTTCATCAATTTCACGTAGTCACTTGCTGCATCAAAAACATCAACATCGAATTGGCCATCAGGGCCTGAAAAGGAGGAAACGCCAATTGCAGAGATATCAACCTGAACACACATGggaaatatgtaatcaaaataatataaaatataattttattaaatattattatagGTTAAGAATTCAGTGTTACATCAGGTAAGCCTTCAGCAATAAAATACTCCTTTATTGTTTTAGTGTTCTCAAAGATTTTATCAGTAACTCCTTCAGGTGCTGGCCCACCATTTTCCATATTGTATTTAATTCCAAAATCCTGAAAAACACATGAAAATTATTAGTAAACTTTAACCATATTTAGAGTTTTATTATTAAGAAAATACCACATACCTCATTGGGGCCACCTGGGTTGTGACTGGCTGTCAAAATAAATGCTCCATTTGCTTTAGAACCctagaaaatgaaaaatataatggTTATTAATTATTGATTTAGTAAAGGTTATTCTATTAAATATCTTGAAACCAGATAAACTTACATCAGCACCAACTCTTTCACGTACAACTGCTGATACAGCAGGTGTTGACAAAAGACCATTTTGACCAACCCAGATACGTCTTGCACCATTTGCAGCTGCCATTTTAATTATTATCtgcatttttttatataaaatatcagGCATTGAATCTTGATAAGTCCAAAGAAAAAGGTTGATGCAAGCACCTGGATAGCATCCTTTGAGTAGTATCGTCCATCACCTGATACAACAAGTGTAGAACCTGCACGAGAGAAAAATGCATCATCAATACGTTTGAAAtgtaagggcaaaatggtcatttagtctcgTTCAGATGGTTTATTGGGTCTAGAAAATAAAAGACTTTATGTATACAGTACTTTATGCAGGCAGACAGACATTTCCCATTCAGAACATAATGAGGAAAAAAGAAAGAAACATCTCCAAAGAGTATTGCTGACTCTGGTTACTAATAAACTAGGAGTGAGATGGTCTTTACCTTTAATTTTTTCTGCAGAAAGGGCGTTGAATGTTGATTGAACAAAATTATGCAAGTAATGCGGTTGTGTGAAAACTTTTACCTGAAATAATTCAAGTTAAATCACATCAGTTTGACAGTTAAGATGAAAGCAACCAAAACGTGTTATCAACAAATTCTATCAAGAAACATGGATATTGGTAAGTTACAGGTAAAAATAATAAAGGCGCATGTCAGATGAATGACTTATTGTGCCTAAGAATGACTTTTTTTCATTTGGATAAGTTGCTAACTAGAGGTCTGGGGAAGGAATATTAGATCATTGCATCCACTATATTGTGTTTTTAAGCTATCGCAACAATTCCTTGTCTTTTGTTCTAACCTTGAAGCAAACATGAATTCATTGATGTGTTAGTGCAGAAAACTCAACCACTGGCACTTAGAAGTTAGAACTAGAGGAAATAACATGTGTGCCTAAGAATGACCATGTCATCTGGATAGATTTGCAACCTAAGTTATAGAAATGATAAGAGTATTTCATTGACTATTTTGTGTTTTTAAGCTATATTAACAATTTCTTGTCTATTGTTCTGAAGTTGAAGCAAACATTTAGACGTCAAATTCTCATAAAAAATCTAGTTTGTTAGTGATGAATGCTGAAATATATCACCCTTAGTGTCTTAACACTCAATGAATGTTCGCAAAATTATTGAGTTAACTAGGGAATTTTGATGGGATCTGATGCATTAGTGCTGAAAACTTTAGCCTCTTAGAACTAGAAGAAATAACACTTTATATGTGCTAACAGTTTATATGCCACATGCCACCTATAATCAAAGTCCTTCATAGTGTTGGAAATCCAATCATAGCATTTTCTCAGTTCAAATATGACATAAATCTTTTAATTCTTAAATCCAGCATTGTGCCTGTTTATATTTTGAAACGCCTAGTAATTCAGCTCTACCACTTAAACagtcataaataaacacaaacaAGTGGACTCCTTTTTCTTGATATGGACTACAAAAGGAGAAAGTACTAAGAACTTTCCATTCCATTAAATCTACCATCTTCACATCCAGGATAAGGTGATCTTTGAACCGATGGGATCCAAAACATACCATTCAGAAACCAAAGTTCATCTTAATTTTAAACAAAACTAACTTTTCCCAAATTTAAATCCAAGCCACGGATTAGATGCTCCAGATAAAATCATGTATGACGTACAATAGATCTGTACACAATAACCGACATGGATAACGATCGATCGCATACCACAAAATTCAAATGTAGGATTTGAAAGTAGCATAAGCAAAAAAGCACAATCCGATCTCAATTTAAACATGCATCAACAAGAAGAAACAttttacaaatcaaacacaagcaatagGCTCATTACTGATTATTTTCTTGTTTAACGTAATCAAGACCAAAACAAGCCACGGATCTACGAAAATCGAAATCGAAATCATTTGAAAACAGATTAGGAAACAAATATACCTTCTTCCTGAGTCCAGAAGTGCCAGGCTTTTGGCCTTCAATTGGCGAAGATTCGACACGCTTAACCTTGAAAGTCGCCATTAGTTGAGTGTTTTCCTGTGATGTAAGGAATTAGAAGTGGATCGAAGTACACATATAGATATAGTTGATGAGAGAAGGAGATGCTTACAGAAAGAGTAAGGTTGGCGAAGAGT
The genomic region above belongs to Lactuca sativa cultivar Salinas chromosome 4, Lsat_Salinas_v11, whole genome shotgun sequence and contains:
- the LOC111890375 gene encoding phosphoglucomutase, cytoplasmic is translated as MATFKVKRVESSPIEGQKPGTSGLRKKVKVFTQPHYLHNFVQSTFNALSAEKIKGSTLVVSGDGRYYSKDAIQIIIKMAAANGARRIWVGQNGLLSTPAVSAVVRERVGADGSKANGAFILTASHNPGGPNEDFGIKYNMENGGPAPEGVTDKIFENTKTIKEYFIAEGLPDVDISAIGVSSFSGPDGQFDVDVFDAASDYVKLMKSIFDFQAIQKLIACPQFSFCYDALHGVAGAYASRIFVEELGAKESSLLNCVPKEDFGGGHPDPNLTYAKELVARMGLGKTPDSNPPEFGAAADGDADRNMVLGKRFFVTPSDSVAIIAANAVQSIPYFSSGLKGVARSMPTSAALDVVAKSLNLKFFEVPTGWKFFGNLMDAGLCSVCGEESFGTGSDHIREKDGIWAVLAWMSILAYKNKDNLTSGKLVTVEDIVKQHWAKFGRHYYTRYDYENVDAGAAKELMAHLVKLQSSLGEVNKLIKGVRSDVANVASADEFEYKDPVDGSVSKNQGIRYLFEDGSRLVFRLSGTGSEGATIRLYIEQYEKDSSKTGRDSQEALSPLVEVALKLSKMQEFTGRDAPTVIT